One Mangrovimonas cancribranchiae DNA segment encodes these proteins:
- a CDS encoding SDR family oxidoreductase produces the protein MLYNKAYHTQDLSALSFLVTGGGGFIGSNLVEYLLNHGAKQVRVLDNFSNGYRENLTAFVKHPNFDLLEGDIRDLETCKQAMEGIDYVSHQAALGSVPRSINDPATTNAVNISGFLNMLIALKDSATVKRMVYAASSSTYGDSKSLPKVEGTIGKPLSPYAVTKYVNELYAEVFGTTYQTDCIGLRYFNVFGPKQSPKGAYAAVIPLFMQALKAQESPTIHGDGEQTRDFTFVANAVQANVKAFFASEEAANEVYNVACGERISVNYLWNSLQVAADSNLSAIHGPSRQGDVRDSLADISKAKRLLGYTPEFSVKDGLQITWDAFQR, from the coding sequence ATGTTGTACAACAAGGCTTATCATACTCAAGATTTATCGGCGTTATCGTTTTTAGTTACAGGTGGCGGTGGCTTTATAGGGAGTAATCTTGTGGAATACCTTTTAAATCATGGCGCGAAGCAGGTACGTGTGCTAGATAACTTTTCTAATGGCTATCGTGAGAATCTCACCGCGTTTGTAAAGCATCCTAATTTTGATCTATTAGAAGGTGATATAAGAGATTTAGAGACTTGTAAGCAAGCTATGGAAGGCATCGATTATGTGTCTCATCAAGCAGCGTTGGGGTCGGTGCCGCGTTCTATTAACGATCCAGCAACTACAAATGCCGTCAATATTTCAGGGTTTTTAAATATGCTTATTGCTTTAAAGGATAGTGCTACTGTAAAACGTATGGTATATGCCGCGTCTAGTTCTACCTATGGCGATAGTAAATCCTTACCAAAAGTAGAAGGGACTATAGGGAAACCCTTATCGCCTTATGCGGTAACAAAATATGTGAATGAGCTTTATGCGGAGGTGTTTGGTACAACGTATCAAACCGACTGCATAGGTTTACGGTATTTTAATGTATTTGGCCCTAAGCAAAGTCCTAAAGGTGCTTATGCTGCGGTAATTCCGTTGTTTATGCAAGCTTTAAAAGCCCAGGAATCGCCAACAATTCATGGTGATGGTGAGCAAACGCGTGACTTTACGTTTGTAGCCAATGCTGTACAAGCTAATGTGAAAGCCTTTTTTGCTTCTGAAGAAGCAGCCAATGAGGTATATAATGTGGCTTGTGGTGAACGAATTAGTGTCAATTATTTATGGAACAGTTTACAAGTGGCAGCAGATAGTAATTTATCTGCTATTCATGGGCCTTCACGTCAAGGTGATGTGCGTGATTCGTTAGCCGATATTTCTAAGGCAAAACGTTTGTTAGGGTACACTCCCGAATTTTCAGTAAAGGATGGGTTACAGATTACTTGGGATGCGTTTCAGAGGTGA
- a CDS encoding glycosyltransferase codes for MKRMLFISINDHVPWGGSEELWSKTSLELHSSSDVNVLVKWWPEKPQPIKLLKQNGVKVFYKGHCTLSFKEKIKKKLFRIKPKVKHDLDRKGLESLDLVVISLGNHLDTKLFYYTDYLEKNNIPFVLVYQLVTDLRGCKDEPINRFKETLLKARKLYTLSKDNTEKLKLQFAHNFENIEQINNPFNFEAKQLPFKNKNSSGFCLALVGAYNSLHKGHDVLLKVLSQDKWKQRELVVNLYGSGHNEEHIKRLVEMYGLTQQVIFNGFVADKEDIWRVNQGCIMPSRMEGQSLAMLEAMSYGRMVISTAVGGAPELIDDNITGFLALAATVPLVDDALERAWEKRNTWDEIGKLSRAKLYDVITEDPVNTFSKKLKALLV; via the coding sequence ATGAAACGGATGTTATTTATATCGATAAATGATCATGTGCCATGGGGTGGCAGCGAAGAATTATGGTCTAAGACTAGTCTGGAATTACATAGTAGTAGCGATGTAAATGTACTTGTTAAGTGGTGGCCAGAGAAACCACAACCTATTAAACTATTAAAGCAAAATGGGGTTAAGGTATTTTATAAAGGACATTGTACTTTATCATTTAAAGAGAAAATAAAGAAGAAATTATTTAGAATTAAGCCTAAAGTAAAACATGATTTAGACCGGAAAGGTCTTGAATCTTTAGATCTAGTAGTTATATCTTTAGGTAATCATTTAGACACAAAATTATTTTACTATACTGATTATTTAGAAAAAAACAATATTCCATTTGTATTGGTTTATCAGTTAGTAACCGATTTAAGAGGTTGTAAAGATGAGCCTATAAATAGGTTTAAAGAGACTCTTTTGAAAGCTAGGAAACTATATACACTATCAAAGGATAATACAGAAAAGTTGAAATTACAATTTGCTCATAATTTTGAAAACATAGAACAGATAAACAATCCCTTTAACTTTGAAGCCAAACAATTGCCTTTTAAAAATAAGAATAGTTCTGGCTTTTGTTTAGCATTAGTGGGTGCTTATAATAGTTTACACAAGGGGCATGATGTTTTACTAAAAGTACTATCTCAAGACAAATGGAAACAGCGAGAATTGGTTGTAAATTTGTACGGTTCTGGACATAATGAGGAGCATATTAAACGCCTTGTAGAAATGTATGGGTTAACACAACAGGTTATTTTTAACGGTTTTGTAGCAGATAAAGAAGATATTTGGCGTGTCAATCAAGGGTGTATTATGCCTTCACGCATGGAGGGACAAAGTTTAGCTATGCTAGAGGCTATGTCATACGGACGTATGGTAATAAGCACGGCTGTAGGTGGTGCTCCAGAATTAATAGATGATAATATAACGGGGTTTTTAGCTCTAGCAGCCACTGTGCCACTTGTAGATGATGCCTTGGAGCGTGCTTGGGAAAAACGAAACACTTGGGATGAAATAGGAAAACTTAGTCGTGCCAAATTATATGACGTTATAACAGAGGATCCTGTAAACACATTTTCTAAAAAACTAAAGGCGCTATTGGTATGA
- a CDS encoding GIY-YIG nuclease family protein — MKTKGTHNYYVYILTNKNKTVLYTGVTNNLKDRLYHHKNPLPFSKAFTAKYKCFYLIHYEHFTEIKQAIKKEKQIKGMSRAKKETLFSNSNKDWRFLNESI; from the coding sequence ATGAAAACCAAAGGCACCCATAACTATTATGTTTATATCCTAACCAATAAAAACAAAACTGTACTCTATACTGGTGTTACAAACAACCTAAAAGATAGATTATATCATCACAAAAACCCATTACCCTTCTCAAAAGCATTTACTGCTAAGTACAAATGTTTTTACCTGATACACTACGAGCATTTTACAGAAATTAAACAAGCCATTAAAAAGGAAAAACAAATTAAAGGTATGAGCAGAGCAAAAAAAGAAACTCTATTTTCTAATTCCAATAAAGACTGGAGATTTTTAAATGAAAGTATTTAA
- a CDS encoding GIY-YIG nuclease family protein, translating into MKTKGTHNYYVYILTNKNKTVLYTGVTNNLKDRLYHHKNPLPFSKAFTAKYKCFYLIHYEHFTEIEQAIKREKQIKGMSRAKKETLISNSNKDWRFLNESI; encoded by the coding sequence ATGAAAACCAAAGGTACCCATAACTATTATGTTTATATCCTAACCAATAAAAACAAAACTGTACTCTATACTGGTGTTACAAACAACCTAAAAGATAGATTATATCATCACAAAAACCCATTACCCTTCTCAAAAGCATTTACTGCTAAGTACAAGTGTTTTTACCTGATACACTACGAGCATTTTACAGAAATTGAACAAGCCATTAAAAGGGAAAAACAAATTAAAGGTATGAGCAGAGCAAAAAAAGAAACTCTAATTTCTAATTCCAATAAAGACTGGAGATTTTTAAATGAAAGTATTTAA
- a CDS encoding ABC transporter ATP-binding protein: MTEQEHNIQPNNDILVKVEGLSKKFCKDLKTSLWYGVKDLVSGVQGNQHERELRPKEFWAVKDVSFELRRGECLGLIGHNGAGKSTLLKMLNGLINPDAGKITIKGKVGALIELGAGFNPILSGRENIYNNGAILGFSRKEIDEKVEAIIDFAEIREFIDMPVQHYSSGMKVRLGFAVAAQMEPDVLIIDEVLAVGDTGFKIKCYNKISELSTKSAIIFVSHSMQQIARICTNALLMHKGNVEIYTEDVSKGIQEYDQMFTGLQQSLIVGDKIKVNQINLNNTLLDSEVADNTFNLEYNESLIISFDISFLNIDLKENIKFSLVISDKSQRAIAVSSKTFVSKKMIKENRSIFNIKIDKLILASGVYSLTLNITSSEERERIVVGRILYFVDIIVVGEKNESYAPIILNANWN, from the coding sequence ATGACGGAACAAGAACATAACATACAACCCAACAACGACATCCTTGTAAAGGTTGAAGGCCTCAGCAAAAAGTTTTGCAAAGACCTTAAGACTAGCTTATGGTATGGGGTAAAGGATTTGGTAAGTGGGGTACAGGGTAACCAACACGAGCGCGAGCTACGCCCCAAGGAATTCTGGGCAGTAAAAGATGTAAGTTTCGAGCTGCGCCGTGGGGAATGTTTAGGGCTTATAGGCCATAATGGGGCCGGTAAAAGTACCCTGCTTAAAATGCTAAACGGGTTGATAAACCCTGATGCAGGCAAAATAACCATAAAAGGTAAGGTTGGGGCCTTAATAGAATTGGGCGCTGGCTTTAATCCGATTTTGAGCGGGCGCGAAAACATTTATAATAACGGCGCTATTTTAGGGTTTAGCCGTAAAGAAATAGATGAAAAAGTAGAAGCCATAATAGACTTTGCCGAAATACGCGAGTTTATCGATATGCCGGTACAGCATTATAGTAGTGGGATGAAAGTACGTTTGGGTTTTGCCGTAGCCGCACAAATGGAACCCGATGTGCTCATTATTGATGAGGTATTGGCGGTGGGGGATACAGGTTTTAAAATTAAATGTTATAATAAGATAAGTGAACTTTCGACAAAATCAGCTATAATATTTGTGTCTCATTCCATGCAGCAAATCGCTAGGATATGTACAAATGCTTTATTGATGCATAAAGGTAATGTTGAAATATATACTGAAGATGTTTCGAAAGGGATTCAAGAGTACGATCAAATGTTTACTGGTTTACAACAGTCTTTAATAGTTGGAGATAAAATTAAAGTGAACCAAATAAATTTGAACAATACTTTATTAGATAGTGAAGTAGCAGATAATACATTTAATCTAGAATATAATGAGTCATTAATTATTTCATTTGATATATCATTTTTGAATATTGATTTAAAGGAGAACATAAAGTTTTCACTTGTTATATCAGATAAATCTCAAAGGGCTATAGCAGTATCTTCAAAAACATTTGTGAGCAAAAAAATGATAAAAGAAAATAGGTCAATTTTTAATATTAAAATTGACAAACTAATTTTAGCTTCTGGTGTTTATTCGTTGACTTTAAACATTACTTCAAGTGAAGAAAGGGAAAGGATTGTAGTAGGAAGAATTTTATATTTTGTTGATATAATTGTTGTTGGAGAGAAAAACGAAAGCTATGCGCCAATAATTTTAAATGCTAATTGGAATTGA
- a CDS encoding glycosyltransferase family 4 protein, which produces MKLLLITHDTSRTGAPMVLLHLLRWLKQHHPQVMVDVLALKSGGLIKEFKANCDEFYDYQVFIKPEKPSLFKRVLFKFYNPTDRKKLLLNNLALKRYDVIYSNTVVTIPLANSIVSLSPKSKWIAHIHELNVIIKQLLPNIEDYAKAINKMIVPSKLVKANICEEWVIDKRKVDVVYECSNVDVISSNTTSKKLFTVGASGAVHWRKGHDMFIQVARYIKQHYPDVEIRFIWVGNISKNEQIIINEDLRKLKLKTNVSFIGEVENPHEYYQDFDVFLMTSREDPFPLVCIEVGQMGIPIICFEGATGTEEVVKKGGGFIVPYLNIEAMSEKVLSYYNDTNLKQNHGSINKIEFANFTPEVICKQLFKVIQTQI; this is translated from the coding sequence ATGAAACTTTTATTAATTACTCACGACACGTCACGCACAGGAGCTCCCATGGTGCTATTGCATTTGTTGCGTTGGCTTAAACAACACCACCCACAAGTAATGGTTGATGTGTTAGCGCTTAAAAGTGGTGGGTTAATAAAGGAATTTAAAGCAAATTGCGATGAGTTTTATGATTATCAGGTGTTTATTAAACCAGAAAAGCCATCGTTATTTAAAAGAGTTCTCTTTAAATTTTATAATCCTACCGATAGAAAAAAACTGCTATTGAATAATTTGGCTTTAAAGCGATACGATGTTATATATTCTAATACGGTTGTAACAATACCTTTAGCTAATTCAATTGTAAGCTTAAGTCCTAAAAGTAAATGGATTGCTCACATACACGAACTTAATGTCATTATAAAACAACTGTTGCCAAATATTGAGGATTATGCTAAAGCTATAAACAAAATGATTGTGCCTTCTAAGCTGGTTAAAGCTAATATTTGTGAAGAATGGGTGATTGATAAAAGAAAGGTTGACGTTGTTTATGAGTGTTCGAATGTAGATGTGATTTCATCTAATACAACTTCTAAAAAGCTATTTACTGTCGGAGCCTCTGGAGCTGTGCATTGGCGTAAGGGGCATGATATGTTTATTCAAGTGGCCCGTTATATAAAACAACATTATCCTGATGTTGAAATTAGATTTATTTGGGTTGGGAATATAAGTAAGAATGAACAAATAATAATCAATGAAGATTTAAGGAAATTAAAATTGAAAACCAATGTTTCGTTTATTGGAGAAGTGGAAAACCCTCATGAATATTATCAAGATTTTGATGTGTTTTTAATGACCTCTAGAGAAGACCCTTTTCCTTTGGTTTGTATTGAAGTAGGGCAAATGGGAATTCCAATTATTTGTTTTGAAGGTGCTACTGGAACAGAAGAAGTTGTAAAAAAAGGAGGCGGTTTTATAGTCCCTTATTTAAATATTGAAGCTATGAGCGAAAAAGTTTTGAGTTATTACAATGATACTAACTTAAAACAGAATCATGGCTCTATAAATAAGATTGAGTTTGCTAATTTTACACCAGAGGTAATTTGTAAGCAGTTGTTTAAAGTGATTCAAACTCAGATATGA
- a CDS encoding polysaccharide pyruvyl transferase family protein — protein sequence MKSKITVFGSTKDEIHIGCKALSNGLDNLIRKSFGENVLIQHISHRYLSQHFNDALMTVNKTTVRKNFFKKQEQFCVAKDRSYDMWLEGVKALSEKDTFLKLTLLNSDIVTINVEGTIHHNSLLGHQMLAIGAFAVQLGKPVYWTNVSVESENEAILKHAFRGAKKIAVREQRSFDYLKTMGVNPTLAFDTAVSATFLNDNEVLDNNLPKEPFCLFTGSNVKNIDLIEQARVISSFDLIPLYLPLGLNDYNDLKQLQEENIACLDYGDVSFSQILAVIDKAKFVVSGRHHLNILSLLAAKPFIAHKSNTWKIEGVLELLDYEYNFNLDMESQISYLLSNYTFLQTKLSSKIEKAKKMALNTFD from the coding sequence TTGAAGAGTAAAATTACTGTTTTTGGTAGTACAAAAGATGAAATACATATAGGTTGTAAAGCGCTAAGCAATGGTTTAGACAACTTAATTAGAAAATCTTTTGGAGAGAATGTACTTATTCAGCATATATCACATAGGTACTTATCGCAGCATTTTAATGATGCTTTAATGACTGTGAACAAAACAACAGTTAGAAAAAACTTTTTTAAAAAACAAGAGCAATTTTGTGTAGCTAAAGATAGGTCTTATGATATGTGGCTTGAGGGAGTGAAAGCACTAAGTGAGAAGGATACTTTTTTAAAACTCACCCTATTAAATTCAGATATTGTTACCATAAACGTTGAGGGAACGATTCATCACAATAGTCTTTTGGGACATCAAATGCTAGCCATTGGTGCTTTTGCAGTACAGTTAGGTAAGCCGGTTTACTGGACAAATGTATCTGTTGAAAGTGAGAATGAAGCTATTTTAAAACATGCTTTTCGAGGAGCAAAGAAAATAGCAGTAAGGGAACAACGTAGCTTTGATTATTTAAAAACAATGGGTGTAAATCCAACACTGGCCTTTGATACTGCCGTTTCAGCTACATTTTTAAATGACAACGAAGTTTTAGATAATAATTTGCCTAAAGAACCCTTCTGTTTGTTTACGGGTAGTAATGTAAAAAATATTGATTTAATTGAACAAGCTAGGGTTATTTCTTCATTTGATTTAATTCCTTTGTATTTACCCTTAGGGCTTAATGATTATAATGATTTAAAGCAATTACAAGAAGAAAATATTGCTTGTTTGGATTATGGTGACGTTTCTTTCTCTCAAATTTTAGCTGTAATAGACAAGGCTAAGTTTGTAGTGTCTGGAAGGCATCATTTAAATATATTAAGTTTATTGGCAGCCAAACCATTTATAGCACATAAATCTAATACATGGAAGATTGAGGGGGTATTGGAGTTATTAGATTATGAATACAATTTTAATTTAGATATGGAAAGCCAAATAAGTTATTTGTTAAGTAACTATACATTTTTGCAAACCAAACTTTCATCAAAAATAGAGAAAGCTAAAAAAATGGCTTTAAATACTTTTGATTAA
- a CDS encoding sulfotransferase domain-containing protein, with amino-acid sequence MILKNKIASHFLISAPRSGSTWLQTMYNAHPKLACVERRLFGNYADMVLDDGAQAPRLRVTLDKYVQSMLLHHGYPKSQQKKLTQNFIKALLQAEQETLGKPVVVDKITPYLNTSAQVVSQLTTYFPKAKVLYLVRDGRDVLTSGVFHWFNKQPANKALTPFERQRRDYFIHGKGERPKRFFQDKEIEQWANEWQQPLQTIDKAKQHHKVHTVTYEAMLTDTTKVLEECFGFFQVKTTKKSLAACLSAGQFKTMSQGRKQGEAKANAHVRKGVSGDWKQYFTYTDGKLFHDIAGEILLQYGYETNENWYERLR; translated from the coding sequence ATGATTTTAAAAAATAAAATAGCATCACATTTCCTAATCTCCGCGCCACGTTCGGGAAGTACATGGTTACAAACCATGTACAATGCCCACCCTAAGCTGGCGTGTGTAGAGCGTAGGTTGTTTGGTAATTATGCCGATATGGTTTTAGACGATGGCGCCCAAGCCCCACGCTTACGCGTTACCTTAGATAAGTATGTGCAAAGTATGTTGTTGCACCATGGGTATCCTAAAAGCCAACAAAAAAAACTCACGCAAAACTTTATAAAAGCCTTGTTACAAGCCGAACAAGAAACTCTTGGTAAGCCTGTGGTGGTCGATAAAATAACGCCCTATTTAAATACGTCGGCTCAGGTAGTATCGCAACTTACTACGTATTTTCCAAAGGCTAAAGTGTTGTATTTGGTGCGCGATGGGCGCGATGTACTAACCAGTGGTGTGTTTCATTGGTTTAACAAACAGCCAGCCAATAAAGCCTTAACCCCTTTTGAACGGCAACGACGCGATTATTTTATACATGGTAAGGGCGAACGCCCAAAACGCTTTTTTCAGGATAAAGAAATAGAACAATGGGCTAACGAGTGGCAACAACCCTTACAAACCATAGATAAGGCCAAACAACATCATAAAGTGCATACAGTTACTTACGAGGCTATGCTAACAGATACAACCAAGGTATTAGAGGAATGTTTTGGTTTTTTTCAGGTAAAAACCACTAAGAAAAGTTTAGCGGCTTGTTTGTCGGCGGGTCAATTTAAAACCATGAGCCAAGGTCGTAAACAAGGCGAAGCCAAAGCCAATGCTCATGTACGAAAAGGCGTGTCTGGCGATTGGAAACAGTATTTTACCTACACCGATGGCAAATTGTTTCATGACATAGCAGGAGAAATATTGTTGCAATATGGTTATGAAACCAATGAAAACTGGTATGAAAGACTTAGATAA
- a CDS encoding sulfotransferase family 2 domain-containing protein: MIISNKYKFIFIHIPKNAGTSISESLKVATQEEKHWAVSDNTKHQTFNDLISIKENAKFLDKLIKGYGFLNYFKFAIVRNPYERMVSLYDYLNKYKVREEILNVNSFDEFINELNNPHSWVSNLHSTRLQLDFVKDNKGFICLDYIGRYEDLDNSIKKIQNKIGLDFNLKKLNVSKSRESYKQFYSNYSRNIVEKKFLDDLNYFNYKF; encoded by the coding sequence ATGATTATATCAAACAAATACAAGTTTATCTTTATACACATACCTAAAAATGCCGGTACAAGTATTTCTGAGTCATTGAAGGTAGCAACTCAAGAAGAAAAACATTGGGCAGTCTCCGATAATACTAAACACCAGACTTTTAATGATTTGATATCAATTAAAGAGAATGCAAAATTCTTAGATAAACTCATTAAAGGATATGGTTTTTTAAATTATTTTAAGTTTGCGATTGTCAGAAATCCATATGAAAGAATGGTGTCTTTATATGATTATCTTAACAAGTATAAAGTTAGAGAAGAGATTCTTAATGTAAATAGTTTTGATGAGTTTATAAACGAATTAAATAATCCCCATAGTTGGGTCTCTAATTTACACTCCACAAGGTTGCAATTAGATTTTGTTAAAGATAATAAAGGATTTATTTGTTTAGATTATATAGGGAGGTATGAAGATCTAGATAATTCGATTAAAAAAATACAAAACAAAATAGGTTTAGATTTTAATTTGAAAAAATTAAATGTTTCAAAATCAAGAGAATCTTATAAACAATTTTATAGTAATTATAGTCGAAACATTGTAGAAAAAAAGTTTCTTGACGATTTAAATTATTTTAATTATAAATTTTAA
- a CDS encoding ABC transporter permease, producing the protein MSLETRVYQKENTLRFGRLLRASLIDIISSRFLATQLAVRDIKAQYRQSYFGILWAFITPLTTAFVWIFLNSTGTIRLTDTGVPYPVYAFSGTLLWSIIKESINTPMSSTNAAKSILTKINFPKEALVVSGIFKLLFNSAIKVLLLVVFIFVFGVGFHWSLLLLPFALFAAVFFGITLGLFITPLGMLYKDVSRFIGFGLGFLMYVTPVVYAIPKDGIMRTLMLWNPFTPVIVTARDLALGQPLQFLPYYIGLLLVCVPLLCLGLVFYRLSIPIIVERMSA; encoded by the coding sequence ATGAGTTTAGAAACACGCGTGTACCAAAAAGAAAACACCCTACGGTTTGGTAGGTTGTTGCGGGCTTCGTTAATCGATATTATATCGTCTCGTTTTTTGGCAACACAATTAGCAGTTCGCGATATCAAAGCGCAATACAGGCAATCGTATTTTGGTATTCTATGGGCATTTATTACACCATTAACTACGGCATTTGTTTGGATATTTCTAAATAGCACAGGCACCATTAGGCTAACCGATACCGGTGTGCCATACCCTGTGTATGCTTTTTCTGGAACCTTGTTGTGGTCTATTATTAAAGAATCGATCAACACGCCAATGTCTAGTACCAATGCGGCAAAGTCTATTTTAACTAAGATTAATTTTCCTAAAGAAGCTTTAGTGGTGTCGGGTATTTTTAAGTTGCTGTTTAATAGTGCGATAAAGGTACTCTTACTGGTGGTGTTTATTTTTGTGTTTGGTGTCGGGTTTCATTGGAGCTTATTACTCTTACCGTTTGCGTTATTTGCTGCGGTGTTTTTTGGGATTACCCTAGGGTTGTTTATAACGCCCTTGGGGATGTTGTATAAAGATGTTAGCCGATTTATAGGGTTTGGATTAGGTTTTTTAATGTATGTTACACCTGTGGTGTATGCTATTCCTAAAGACGGTATTATGAGAACGCTTATGTTGTGGAATCCGTTTACCCCTGTTATTGTCACCGCTAGAGATCTGGCTTTAGGGCAACCTTTACAGTTTTTACCCTATTATATAGGATTATTATTGGTTTGTGTGCCATTATTGTGTTTAGGTTTAGTGTTTTATAGGTTGTCTATTCCTATTATTGTGGAGCGAATGAGTGCGTAG
- a CDS encoding nucleotide sugar dehydrogenase: MDQKKIAIIGLGYVGLPLAVEFAKQYPVIGFDINTKRINELQSGTDNTLEVSDTDLKAVLATSPNEKTGLWVTNDPQVMAEAQIYIVTVPTPTDDLNKPIFTPLIKASETVGKLLTPQDIVIYESTVYPGVTEDICVPILEAQSGLVFNTDFFAGYSPERINPGDKTHTVTKILKVTSGSTPEIAKVIDDLYRSVIIAGTHLAPSIKVAEAAKVIENSQRDINIAFVNELSKIFRLLDIDTQAVLEAAGTKWNFINFTPGLVGGHCIGVDPYYLAQKAIETGYNPEIILAGRKMNDSMGSYVAQETVKMMIKKGARIRDAKVLVLGITFKENCPDIRNSRVIDIIKEFETYDVNVDVYDPWASAEEVKHEYGLDLICCASQLQPQYEGIVLAVSHKEFLELDITALKSEHGVVFDVKSLLPAHQVDARL; the protein is encoded by the coding sequence ATGGATCAAAAAAAAATCGCCATTATTGGATTAGGCTATGTAGGGTTACCTCTAGCTGTAGAGTTTGCTAAACAATATCCTGTTATAGGATTTGATATTAACACAAAACGTATTAACGAGTTACAGTCTGGAACCGATAATACCTTAGAGGTGTCCGACACCGATTTAAAAGCTGTTTTAGCCACGTCACCAAATGAAAAAACAGGACTTTGGGTTACCAATGACCCTCAAGTTATGGCTGAAGCTCAAATTTATATTGTTACGGTGCCAACCCCTACAGACGACCTTAATAAACCCATTTTTACACCACTTATTAAAGCTAGTGAAACCGTAGGAAAACTATTAACCCCTCAAGATATTGTTATTTATGAATCCACTGTATATCCAGGAGTAACCGAAGATATTTGTGTCCCTATTCTAGAGGCGCAATCAGGGTTGGTATTTAATACCGATTTTTTTGCAGGCTATTCACCGGAACGTATTAACCCGGGAGATAAAACTCATACCGTAACTAAAATCTTAAAAGTAACCTCAGGCTCTACCCCAGAAATTGCTAAAGTAATAGATGATTTATATCGTTCGGTTATTATAGCGGGAACACATTTAGCGCCTTCTATTAAAGTAGCCGAAGCAGCGAAAGTGATAGAAAACTCTCAACGCGATATCAATATTGCATTTGTAAACGAGTTGTCAAAAATATTTCGTTTGCTAGATATTGATACTCAAGCGGTTTTAGAGGCTGCAGGAACCAAATGGAACTTCATTAATTTTACCCCAGGTTTAGTTGGTGGCCATTGCATAGGAGTCGATCCATATTACTTAGCGCAAAAAGCCATAGAAACTGGCTATAACCCCGAAATTATTTTAGCAGGACGTAAAATGAACGATAGTATGGGAAGCTATGTTGCTCAAGAAACTGTAAAAATGATGATTAAAAAAGGGGCACGTATTCGCGATGCCAAAGTATTGGTGTTAGGTATAACGTTTAAAGAAAACTGTCCTGATATACGTAACTCACGCGTTATAGATATTATTAAGGAGTTTGAAACTTACGATGTAAATGTAGATGTGTACGACCCTTGGGCATCAGCCGAAGAAGTCAAGCATGAATACGGTCTAGATTTAATATGTTGTGCTTCGCAATTACAGCCCCAATATGAAGGGATTGTATTGGCGGTATCTCATAAAGAATTTTTAGAGTTAGATATTACAGCTTTAAAATCAGAACATGGTGTCGTTTTTGATGTAAAGTCTCTATTACCAGCACATCAAGTAGATGCTAGGTTATAA
- a CDS encoding GIY-YIG nuclease family protein, translating into MKTKGTHNYYVYILTNKNKTVLYTGVTNNLKDRLYHHKNPLPFSKAFTAKYKCFYLIHYEHFTEIEQAIKREKQIKGMSRAKKETLISNSNKDWRFLNESI; encoded by the coding sequence ATGAAAACCAAAGGCACCCATAACTATTATGTTTATATCCTAACCAATAAAAACAAAACTGTACTCTATACTGGTGTTACAAACAACCTAAAAGATAGATTATATCATCACAAAAACCCATTACCCTTCTCAAAAGCATTTACTGCTAAGTACAAGTGTTTTTACCTGATACACTACGAGCATTTTACGGAAATTGAACAAGCCATTAAAAGGGAAAAACAAATTAAAGGTATGAGCAGAGCAAAAAAAGAAACTCTAATTTCTAATTCCAATAAAGACTGGAGATTTTTAAATGAAAGTATTTAA